A region of Acidobacteriota bacterium DNA encodes the following proteins:
- a CDS encoding TonB-dependent receptor, translating to DTAVPAVDLSKLPSVNGTQINRTTVTGDIGAVIRVTDDFSLSGRVGRSYRHPNLEELFFAGPATVGSIIPNITVKPETGINVDLSAKLRKSNYAASFSYFNNNYKNFISTEFITRAGQPTGLTAQAINFAKVKIQGFELDGEYSHRFGNTTATPFLSLAYLHGDIKEAVSPFTGQRLNDVPADNISPLKAVVGFRWMTNSDRWWTEYNIRAQAHVERVSPLLSDSPFLIVQDLLGLRGFGIHTWRGGYNFNREHGRVTLTLGLENFTNEFYREQFQFAPARGRSFTLGLILKTH from the coding sequence GGACACGGCGGTGCCCGCGGTTGACCTGTCGAAGTTGCCGAGCGTGAATGGCACGCAGATCAATCGCACGACCGTCACGGGCGACATCGGCGCGGTCATTCGCGTCACCGACGATTTCTCGCTGTCGGGCCGCGTCGGGCGCAGCTATCGCCATCCGAATTTGGAAGAGTTGTTTTTCGCCGGGCCGGCCACGGTTGGCAGCATCATCCCCAACATTACGGTCAAACCCGAAACCGGCATCAACGTTGACCTGAGCGCCAAGCTGCGGAAGTCCAATTACGCGGCCTCGTTCAGCTACTTCAACAACAACTACAAGAATTTCATCTCGACCGAATTCATCACGCGCGCCGGGCAGCCCACGGGTTTAACGGCGCAGGCGATCAATTTTGCCAAGGTGAAGATTCAGGGCTTCGAGTTGGATGGCGAATACAGTCATCGCTTCGGCAACACGACGGCGACGCCGTTCCTGTCGCTGGCCTATCTGCACGGCGACATCAAAGAGGCGGTTTCGCCTTTCACCGGCCAGCGCCTCAACGATGTCCCGGCGGATAACATCTCGCCGCTCAAGGCCGTCGTCGGCTTTCGCTGGATGACGAACAGCGACCGCTGGTGGACGGAGTACAACATCCGCGCCCAGGCGCACGTCGAACGCGTTTCGCCGCTGCTGAGCGATTCGCCGTTTTTGATCGTGCAGGATTTGCTGGGCCTGCGCGGCTTCGGTATTCACACCTGGCGCGGCGGCTACAATTTCAACCGCGAACACGGGCGCGTGACGTTGACCCTGGGCCTGGAAAATTTCACCAACGAGTTTTACCGGGAGCAATTCCAATTCGCCCCGGCGCGTGGCCGCTCGTTCACGCTGGGGTTGATTTTGAAAACCCATTAG
- a CDS encoding DUF3386 family protein produces the protein MMRFFWSVTFLLTSLLTVVTAQSARLVPANANGLDLAAYFPIRQGDVWTYDWQLRAGQAPPQTVKRTRAFEGREFVNTGNVDKLASENGDYALFSLDERGLLLHGAAEYGRDVRFIFDPPVTVLTPQMEVGQPLVNTQMAEDGKTPRRFTSLLEGKTAIETPLGKFEDCLKVSWMMDDETAHQKTTYYLAKGVGIVAYAIEVKAKKDGSFELNVDARLRLAQLQGKTFAKLSDLELFTNSKTASAENAKARALFRKAHEATYVWDKKFPGFEAAFTLKRAGAPDVTGTVHVTKAAQVEVQCADAKAKAQVHAELSQFVTYRQSKNFDEQYGTDKAKIGLGETSGDTTEIIVSNEEAAGSSFLLRDREIVRVTRSYGRVRFVNQVKNFKTDDGRFIANEAELTYYSNESGAVAGQSNYRDRYEKVGGYWLPLGRVKSETAKDKTDALELSLSNVRYLK, from the coding sequence ATGATGCGTTTTTTTTGGTCTGTTACTTTCTTGCTCACCAGCCTGCTGACGGTTGTGACGGCGCAATCGGCCAGGCTCGTGCCTGCCAATGCCAACGGCCTTGACCTCGCGGCTTACTTTCCCATTCGGCAAGGCGATGTCTGGACGTATGACTGGCAATTGCGGGCGGGTCAAGCGCCGCCGCAAACGGTCAAACGCACGCGCGCCTTTGAAGGGCGCGAATTCGTCAACACCGGCAACGTTGACAAGCTGGCCAGCGAGAATGGCGATTACGCCTTGTTTTCGCTGGATGAACGCGGTCTGTTGTTGCACGGCGCGGCGGAATATGGCCGCGATGTGCGTTTTATTTTCGATCCGCCGGTGACGGTGCTGACACCGCAAATGGAAGTCGGCCAACCGCTCGTCAACACGCAAATGGCCGAAGATGGCAAGACACCGCGCCGGTTCACCTCGCTGCTCGAAGGCAAAACGGCGATAGAAACCCCGCTCGGCAAATTCGAGGATTGCCTCAAAGTTTCGTGGATGATGGACGACGAAACGGCTCATCAGAAAACCACTTACTATCTCGCCAAAGGCGTCGGCATCGTCGCCTATGCCATTGAAGTCAAAGCCAAAAAGGACGGCAGTTTTGAGTTGAACGTGGACGCGCGGTTGCGGTTGGCGCAGTTGCAAGGCAAGACTTTCGCCAAGCTTTCTGACCTGGAGCTTTTCACCAATAGCAAAACCGCGAGCGCCGAAAACGCCAAGGCGCGCGCCCTCTTCCGCAAAGCTCACGAAGCGACCTACGTGTGGGATAAAAAATTCCCTGGCTTCGAGGCTGCGTTTACGTTAAAACGCGCGGGCGCGCCCGACGTGACCGGCACGGTGCACGTCACCAAAGCGGCGCAGGTCGAAGTGCAATGCGCCGACGCCAAGGCCAAGGCGCAGGTGCACGCCGAGTTGAGCCAATTCGTGACGTATCGCCAAAGCAAAAACTTCGATGAGCAGTACGGCACGGACAAGGCCAAGATTGGTCTGGGCGAAACCAGCGGGGACACAACCGAGATCATTGTCAGTAATGAAGAGGCTGCCGGTTCGAGTTTTCTGCTGCGCGACCGTGAGATCGTCCGGGTTACGCGTTCGTATGGGCGGGTACGCTTCGTCAATCAGGTCAAAAATTTTAAGACAGATGACGGTCGTTTCATCGCCAACGAAGCCGAATTGACTTATTATTCCAACGAGTCTGGCGCGGTCGCCGGGCAAAGTAATTATCGGGATCGTTATGAAAAGGTCGGCGGTTATTGGTTGCCGCTGGGCCGCGTGAAAAGCGAAACCGCCAAGGACAAAACGGATGCGCTCGAATTGAGTTTAAGCAATGTGCGCTATCTCAAGTAA
- a CDS encoding DUF3386 family protein, whose protein sequence is MKSSRIALLLALALAVAATLLAFGSFAQQDRASLNMAAYYPLATGNAWTYQVKQYRADGQIAYRLRTQSVEGEVKLDDKTVAKKLMDDRGKYYLIAVDERRFRVFGENDGKGEVKYSPAYTVLDTAYTPGKAYATPHTVSDGNNVSSEATFYGVESVSTPAGAFKDCLKVRFQQVRPSGATMTITSYLAKGLGIVKETYEFFSPAAEQTLRNEIELLHAVVGGKKLGGEAAQTVKIAEYFPYHQGDSWTYDWTYKFANGQARTSERKRWFEGTKFTNAGASFKLVQNTGDEDYQFYVLDKNGLRIMESGEKGQRAQGVKFYYEPALLLGRDDMVLGRTYRWSQPEADGKYLMQFSTTLEGFETVVTPMGQYENCLRTRVEWETSTARVKNMYFYARGVGMVAYDYEVVTKNTNTQQIALTGRLKAATINNNNVTTAEEGKKLWDKMAAEMAATEDNPVARNLFKEASLNRYVWDADLGFRGFTADMTVKIDGGAPLPVKVHVSPTLDVEIDAPDPTTKAYVHEEMSQFVTHRQPRKPFDAWYGPDKAKFKLGKETPEGREVFIEGDSMGSNYVIGNKQVRQLGRNIGRMDFTIFQRKLMNVEDGRYIALEYEAIYYKVGTKEEVGREWVNDTYVKQGNYWVPKGRTHKIAMKGRPSLVEVDITKLEYLK, encoded by the coding sequence ATGAAAAGCTCTCGCATCGCTTTGCTGCTCGCGCTGGCCCTTGCTGTCGCCGCCACGCTGTTGGCGTTCGGCTCATTTGCTCAACAAGACCGCGCCAGCCTGAACATGGCCGCGTACTATCCACTCGCCACGGGCAATGCGTGGACGTACCAGGTCAAACAGTACCGCGCCGATGGACAGATCGCGTACCGGCTGCGCACCCAAAGCGTCGAGGGTGAAGTCAAACTCGACGACAAGACCGTCGCCAAAAAACTGATGGACGACCGCGGCAAGTATTACCTCATCGCCGTAGATGAACGCCGCTTCCGCGTCTTTGGCGAAAACGACGGCAAGGGCGAAGTCAAATACAGCCCGGCCTACACTGTGCTCGATACGGCTTATACGCCGGGCAAGGCTTACGCGACGCCGCACACCGTCAGCGATGGCAACAACGTTTCGTCCGAAGCTACGTTTTATGGCGTCGAGAGCGTCAGCACACCGGCGGGCGCGTTCAAAGACTGCTTGAAGGTGCGCTTTCAACAAGTCCGTCCGTCCGGCGCAACGATGACGATCACCAGTTATCTGGCCAAAGGCCTCGGCATCGTCAAAGAGACGTATGAGTTCTTCTCGCCCGCCGCCGAACAGACGCTGCGCAACGAGATCGAATTGCTGCACGCCGTCGTGGGCGGCAAGAAACTCGGCGGCGAAGCGGCCCAAACCGTCAAGATCGCCGAATACTTCCCCTACCATCAGGGCGACAGTTGGACGTATGACTGGACGTATAAATTCGCCAACGGCCAGGCGCGCACCAGCGAACGCAAACGCTGGTTCGAGGGCACCAAATTCACCAACGCCGGCGCGTCGTTCAAACTCGTCCAGAATACCGGCGACGAGGATTATCAATTCTATGTGCTCGACAAAAATGGCCTACGCATTATGGAATCGGGCGAGAAAGGCCAACGCGCCCAAGGCGTGAAGTTTTATTACGAACCGGCGTTGTTGCTGGGCCGCGATGACATGGTGCTGGGCCGCACCTATCGTTGGAGCCAGCCCGAAGCGGACGGCAAATACCTGATGCAGTTTTCCACCACGCTCGAAGGTTTCGAGACCGTTGTGACGCCGATGGGCCAATACGAAAACTGCCTGCGCACACGCGTCGAATGGGAAACCTCGACGGCGCGCGTCAAGAATATGTATTTCTATGCGCGTGGCGTAGGCATGGTCGCCTATGATTATGAAGTCGTCACCAAGAACACCAACACCCAGCAGATCGCGCTGACGGGCCGCCTGAAGGCCGCGACGATCAACAACAACAACGTCACGACCGCCGAAGAAGGCAAAAAGCTGTGGGATAAAATGGCCGCCGAGATGGCTGCCACCGAAGACAATCCGGTCGCGCGCAATCTCTTCAAAGAGGCCAGTCTGAATCGCTACGTCTGGGACGCCGACTTGGGCTTCCGTGGCTTTACTGCTGACATGACGGTCAAGATTGACGGCGGCGCGCCGCTGCCCGTCAAGGTGCATGTCTCGCCGACACTCGATGTCGAGATTGACGCGCCAGACCCGACGACAAAAGCTTACGTGCACGAAGAGATGAGCCAATTCGTCACACACCGTCAGCCGCGCAAACCGTTTGACGCCTGGTACGGCCCCGACAAAGCCAAGTTCAAACTCGGCAAGGAAACGCCCGAAGGCCGCGAGGTCTTTATCGAAGGCGATTCGATGGGCTCGAATTACGTCATTGGCAACAAACAGGTGCGCCAACTGGGCCGCAATATCGGGCGCATGGATTTCACCATCTTTCAACGCAAACTGATGAACGTCGAAGATGGCCGCTACATCGCGCTTGAGTATGAAGCGATCTATTACAAAGTCGGTACCAAAGAAGAAGTCGGGCGCGAATGGGTCAATGACACCTACGTCAAGCAAGGCAATTACTGGGTGCCCAAAGGCCGCACGCATAAAATTGCGATGAAGGGCCGCCCGTCGCTGGTCGAAGTAGACATCACCAAATTGGAGTATTTGAAATAG
- a CDS encoding cytochrome c yields MKRMKFLLSLTSALLFAACLYCPIFHAMPKFMERYDADQFAKPELKGKCGICHTREEGYGPLNALGKAFAENGYVINDKVRKQAANAFASGPNAGQPTAPVFAAKAFYDKSCAGCHGADGTGGESALNIPNFKDSKWQQRRTDQQIVDAITKGKGAMPPWKDKLSEEQIKAMAVFVRKLAE; encoded by the coding sequence ATGAAACGAATGAAATTCCTATTGAGTCTCACGAGCGCGCTGCTGTTTGCGGCCTGTCTCTACTGCCCCATCTTTCACGCCATGCCGAAGTTTATGGAACGTTATGACGCCGACCAGTTTGCCAAGCCCGAATTGAAAGGCAAATGCGGCATCTGTCACACGCGCGAAGAAGGCTACGGGCCGTTGAATGCGCTGGGCAAGGCCTTCGCCGAGAATGGCTATGTCATCAACGACAAAGTGCGCAAACAGGCGGCGAATGCCTTTGCGAGTGGGCCGAACGCTGGTCAACCCACTGCGCCGGTGTTTGCGGCCAAAGCGTTTTATGACAAGAGCTGCGCGGGCTGTCACGGCGCAGATGGCACAGGCGGCGAAAGCGCGCTGAACATTCCCAATTTCAAAGACAGCAAATGGCAGCAGCGCCGCACCGATCAACAGATCGTGGATGCCATCACCAAGGGTAAAGGCGCGATGCCGCCGTGGAAAGACAAGCTGAGCGAAGAGCAAATCAAGGCGATGGCGGTTTTTGTGCGCAAGCTGGCCGAATAA
- a CDS encoding exo-alpha-sialidase: MNIKPIHFVLAVCLLTLCAASRVWLPVMDAAAAWQEISPAGRNTASPDLAVGPDGSINLLWVDKGAPRPAGPPPAAAPPAAPATGGDHNQHNAPPAAAAKAAPPSHTHKAYYDLFFARSTDGGRTFSAPVRVNSKPGELWGFATSRPRVAVSKSGIIHVFYHGNRRDPSAPRQAVDARYTRSLDGGKTFETAHTLNVEGKGMDDGELDEAHCFGTLGVAPNGDVHAYWIDTRHMNSAEDNGAIYGVVSRNEGKTFGPEKMIVQAEACPCCQLNIAFTPDSKVYLSLRSVGADGSRNAALKLSADRGQTFSASVAVSDKKWKISACPLKPLAMTADNKGRVYATWFAGEETPPGVFFAVSTDKGQTFSKPLRLHDAALVSDHSNVIATNEGAVRVVWDAKVGADKRVYTRTSTDFGKTFGTVQEVEMPAGASEYPVVAAVKGKTYLAWQLNGRIVFQAMNDLVAQK; the protein is encoded by the coding sequence ATGAACATCAAACCCATTCATTTTGTTTTGGCCGTATGTTTGCTGACGCTTTGTGCCGCGAGCCGTGTTTGGCTGCCCGTCATGGATGCCGCCGCAGCTTGGCAAGAAATCAGTCCGGCAGGCCGTAACACCGCCAGCCCTGATCTCGCCGTTGGCCCCGATGGCAGCATCAATTTGCTTTGGGTAGACAAGGGCGCGCCGCGTCCGGCGGGGCCGCCGCCAGCGGCAGCGCCACCCGCAGCGCCAGCAACAGGCGGCGATCACAACCAACACAACGCGCCGCCTGCCGCCGCCGCTAAAGCCGCGCCACCCAGCCATACGCACAAAGCGTATTACGATTTGTTTTTTGCGCGTTCGACCGATGGCGGGCGCACCTTCTCTGCGCCGGTGCGCGTCAATTCCAAACCGGGCGAACTCTGGGGCTTTGCCACCAGCCGCCCGCGCGTCGCGGTCAGCAAATCAGGCATCATCCACGTTTTCTATCACGGCAATCGCCGCGACCCGTCGGCCCCGCGTCAAGCCGTGGATGCGCGCTACACGCGTTCGCTGGATGGCGGCAAAACCTTTGAAACGGCACACACGCTGAATGTCGAAGGCAAAGGCATGGACGATGGCGAACTCGACGAAGCGCATTGTTTCGGCACGCTGGGTGTCGCGCCGAATGGCGATGTGCACGCTTACTGGATTGACACGCGCCACATGAACTCCGCCGAAGACAACGGCGCGATATACGGCGTCGTCTCGCGCAACGAGGGCAAAACCTTCGGCCCTGAAAAAATGATCGTACAAGCCGAAGCTTGCCCCTGCTGCCAGTTGAACATCGCCTTTACGCCGGACAGCAAAGTCTATCTCTCGTTGCGCAGTGTCGGCGCGGACGGCTCGCGCAACGCTGCCTTGAAGCTGTCGGCGGATCGCGGGCAAACCTTCAGCGCCAGCGTCGCCGTGTCGGACAAGAAATGGAAGATCAGTGCCTGCCCATTAAAGCCGTTGGCAATGACCGCCGATAACAAAGGCCGCGTCTATGCGACGTGGTTCGCCGGTGAAGAAACGCCGCCAGGTGTGTTTTTCGCCGTCTCGACCGACAAAGGCCAAACGTTCAGCAAGCCCCTGCGCCTGCACGATGCGGCGTTGGTCTCTGATCACTCCAACGTCATTGCCACCAATGAAGGCGCAGTGCGCGTGGTATGGGATGCCAAGGTCGGCGCAGACAAACGCGTTTACACGCGCACCTCCACTGATTTCGGCAAAACCTTCGGCACGGTGCAGGAAGTCGAAATGCCTGCCGGTGCGTCTGAATATCCGGTCGTGGCCGCCGTCAAAGGCAAGACCTATCTGGCGTGGCAACTCAATGGCCGCATCGTTTTTCAGGCAATGAATGACTTGGTGGCGCAAAAGTAA
- a CDS encoding TlpA family protein disulfide reductase, translating into MIHFRNTFLFALALSALFCTGLIGQGTKLRPELLAPKTVEPLSAAEFRQLLAHYKGQVVLVNLWATWCAPCLKELPELAKLQEQYKAQGLQVLAVTLDEPDILETRVKRLWRERAPGLAAYLQTEASSDKFVSVVDPAWAEIMPTNYVLDRAGKLKATLTGGKTLAEFEAAIKPLL; encoded by the coding sequence ATGATTCACTTCCGTAACACGTTTCTTTTCGCTTTGGCGCTGTCAGCCCTTTTCTGCACGGGATTGATCGGGCAAGGAACCAAACTGCGTCCCGAACTGCTCGCGCCCAAAACCGTCGAACCCCTCAGCGCCGCCGAATTCCGCCAATTGCTCGCGCATTACAAAGGCCAGGTCGTACTGGTGAATTTATGGGCCACTTGGTGCGCGCCTTGTTTGAAAGAATTGCCCGAACTGGCGAAGTTACAGGAGCAATACAAAGCCCAGGGCTTACAGGTACTCGCTGTGACCCTGGACGAACCGGATATTTTGGAAACCCGCGTCAAACGTCTTTGGCGCGAACGCGCGCCGGGGTTGGCGGCCTATCTGCAAACCGAAGCCAGCAGCGATAAATTCGTGAGCGTCGTTGATCCGGCCTGGGCGGAGATTATGCCGACTAATTATGTGTTGGATCGCGCGGGCAAGCTGAAAGCCACACTGACGGGCGGCAAAACCTTGGCTGAGTTTGAAGCTGCCATTAAACCGTTACTCTAA
- a CDS encoding TolC family protein: MKRFGVHCNALAFGMGVLLAGILLQARGQAQTPAPPPAPASSIPRKLNLADAENLLVQRNLAVLAAKYQIEAGRAGRLLAGYKPNPVLTVGLEQVPFYSPLAGSFPRFFKTNSDAGANPVYTVRLDKVWERGSKRELRLAQADAQLKANEAQMLDAMRVQLYQLRQAFTQAALARENLRLAESTQQQYEQTERLTVAKVELGDLAGVQVYRIRAGLLQYQQAVVQARTAYEQATRDVLNVLGARVEEIEPLPSDQVTGQRAGLTTEPPPAQPNAGPGEAVTLTASLTGVGTNAGAGLSAAGKVSANAIEPEAQVIEALRAAPLEISYQFDDRPLPQTLPELRRLALEARPDVLAARRLAEAAGSNLALAQAQRTRDVAFGWEYQRAGSDHSLGVVMSVPLFVYNNQRAGITQAEAQQKSAEAQLKQAETQAVTDVEKAYQAYLSAHRILELYSTQNLAQVAKLRDITDYTFKQGALTLFELLDAQRYYNQTLTSYNQARADYQLALWQLEQAIGKPLR, encoded by the coding sequence GTGAAAAGATTCGGTGTGCATTGCAACGCCTTGGCCTTTGGCATGGGCGTGTTGTTGGCAGGCATTCTTTTGCAGGCGCGTGGGCAGGCACAAACGCCCGCGCCGCCACCTGCGCCTGCCAGTTCAATTCCCAGAAAGTTGAATTTGGCTGACGCGGAAAACCTGCTCGTCCAACGCAACCTGGCTGTCCTCGCGGCCAAATATCAAATTGAGGCTGGCCGCGCGGGCCGCTTGCTGGCCGGTTACAAACCCAACCCGGTGCTGACCGTCGGCTTGGAGCAGGTGCCGTTTTATTCGCCGCTGGCGGGCAGCTTTCCGCGCTTCTTCAAAACCAATTCCGATGCAGGCGCCAACCCCGTTTACACCGTGCGCCTGGACAAGGTCTGGGAACGCGGCAGCAAGCGTGAATTGCGGTTGGCGCAGGCTGACGCGCAACTCAAAGCGAATGAAGCGCAGATGCTCGATGCCATGCGCGTGCAGCTTTACCAGTTGCGGCAAGCGTTCACACAAGCAGCGCTCGCGCGCGAAAATCTGCGGCTGGCCGAAAGCACGCAACAGCAATACGAACAGACCGAGCGCTTGACCGTCGCCAAAGTGGAATTGGGCGACCTGGCGGGCGTGCAGGTATATCGCATTCGCGCCGGGCTGCTGCAATATCAGCAAGCCGTAGTGCAAGCCCGCACCGCTTATGAACAGGCGACCCGCGACGTGTTGAATGTGTTGGGCGCGCGCGTCGAAGAAATTGAGCCGCTACCGTCCGATCAAGTCACGGGGCAGCGCGCAGGTTTGACCACGGAACCGCCCCCAGCCCAACCAAACGCCGGGCCGGGTGAGGCCGTGACTTTAACAGCGTCGTTGACGGGTGTGGGGACGAATGCGGGGGCTGGCTTAAGTGCCGCCGGCAAAGTCTCCGCCAACGCGATTGAACCGGAGGCGCAGGTGATTGAAGCGTTGCGCGCCGCGCCGTTGGAAATCAGTTATCAATTCGATGACCGCCCCCTGCCGCAAACATTGCCTGAATTGCGCCGTCTGGCATTGGAGGCACGGCCAGATGTCCTGGCCGCGCGCCGCCTCGCCGAAGCGGCGGGTAGCAATCTGGCATTGGCCCAAGCCCAGCGCACGCGCGACGTGGCGTTCGGTTGGGAATATCAGCGCGCGGGCAGTGACCATTCGCTGGGCGTGGTCATGTCGGTGCCGCTTTTCGTATACAACAACCAGCGCGCGGGCATCACACAAGCCGAGGCGCAACAGAAGTCCGCCGAAGCTCAACTCAAACAAGCTGAAACGCAGGCCGTCACCGATGTCGAAAAGGCATATCAGGCCTATCTCTCGGCGCACCGCATTCTGGAACTGTACAGCACGCAGAATCTGGCGCAGGTGGCCAAGCTGCGCGACATCACCGATTACACCTTCAAACAAGGCGCGTTGACGCTCTTTGAGTTGCTCGACGCGCAACGCTACTACAACCAAACGCTCACTTCGTACAACCAGGCGCGCGCCGATTATCAGCTTGCGCTCTGGCAACTCGAACAGGCCATCGGCAAACCGTTGCGCTAG
- a CDS encoding efflux RND transporter periplasmic adaptor subunit → MNQPNNRFEEHHSENAAPPSAVRLRSRGLAVLLLLLLGAGSVLWYRYNNQPTATAAAQSVAKPAPAAAAAPEAAAPPGVAQASELEMNQISVEPVIERQLDLERETTGKVGFNEDRITPVFPNCGGRVTEVLVKKGDYVKAGQPLLVLESPEVVAAESELAAAITAESSAATAQDVARKTLERAQGLHEREALSTRELQEAQAAYDRAKDEQHRTRAAVRVAEARLGLYGKTPEEVATLGDLGRKNVGQVDNRVIIRAPLSGTIVDRKVGQGQYVRQEASEPLVLLSDLSSLWVLAEVYESFLSRIHIGAPVMISVAAYPERKFPARISFINPTVDPETRTVRVRCVVQNPNLMLKPEMFARISIGAATPQPFPAVPTSAIFTQGTDAFAFVEETPRQFHKRPVKVGRQVDDHILVESGLRTGERVATHGVLLLNGMVK, encoded by the coding sequence ATGAACCAACCAAACAATCGTTTTGAAGAGCATCACTCCGAAAATGCAGCCCCACCGAGCGCGGTGCGGCTGCGTTCGCGTGGGCTGGCCGTGCTGCTGCTGCTGCTGCTGGGCGCCGGTAGCGTGTTGTGGTACCGCTACAACAATCAGCCCACGGCGACTGCGGCGGCACAAAGCGTAGCCAAACCCGCACCGGCAGCCGCCGCCGCGCCCGAAGCCGCCGCCCCGCCCGGTGTGGCGCAGGCCAGCGAACTGGAGATGAACCAGATCTCGGTCGAGCCGGTAATCGAACGCCAACTCGACCTCGAACGCGAAACCACGGGCAAGGTCGGTTTCAACGAAGACCGCATCACGCCCGTTTTTCCCAATTGCGGCGGACGCGTCACTGAGGTGCTGGTCAAAAAAGGCGATTACGTCAAGGCCGGGCAACCGCTGCTGGTGCTGGAATCGCCGGAGGTGGTCGCGGCGGAAAGCGAATTGGCGGCTGCCATCACGGCGGAAAGCTCGGCGGCTACGGCGCAAGATGTCGCGCGCAAGACACTGGAACGCGCGCAGGGACTGCACGAACGCGAGGCTCTCTCGACCAGAGAATTGCAGGAAGCGCAGGCCGCTTATGACCGCGCCAAAGATGAGCAACATCGCACGCGCGCCGCTGTCCGCGTCGCCGAAGCGCGGTTGGGGTTGTACGGCAAGACGCCCGAAGAGGTCGCAACGCTCGGCGATCTGGGCCGCAAGAACGTCGGCCAAGTGGACAACCGCGTGATCATTCGCGCGCCGCTTTCGGGCACCATCGTTGACCGCAAGGTCGGGCAGGGGCAGTACGTGCGCCAGGAAGCCAGCGAACCGTTGGTGCTGCTTTCAGACCTGTCGAGCCTGTGGGTGCTGGCCGAAGTTTACGAAAGCTTCCTCTCGCGCATTCACATCGGCGCGCCGGTGATGATCAGCGTCGCGGCTTATCCTGAACGCAAGTTCCCGGCGCGCATCTCTTTCATCAATCCGACGGTTGATCCCGAAACGCGCACGGTGCGCGTGCGGTGCGTCGTGCAGAACCCGAACCTGATGCTCAAACCGGAAATGTTCGCGCGCATCAGCATTGGTGCCGCCACGCCGCAACCCTTCCCGGCGGTGCCCACCAGCGCCATCTTCACGCAGGGCACCGATGCCTTCGCCTTTGTCGAAGAAACGCCGCGCCAGTTTCATAAACGTCCGGTCAAAGTCGGGCGGCAGGTGGACGATCACATCCTGGTCGAGAGCGGTCTGCGCACCGGCGAGCGCGTCGCCACCCACGGCGTGCTATTGCTGAATGGCATGGTGAAATAG